GTGGTACTGGGCGCGGGGCCTTTGTCCTCCGCCGAGCCCGCAACCATCTCCCTGCCTTTGGCCTTTGCAGCGGGAGCCGTGATCGCGTCCCTCGCGGACACACTCATGCCCGAGGCCTACGAGCACGGCGGCCCGGCTGTGGCGCTAAGCACCGCAGCTGGATTTGTTTTGTCGTTCACGCTCTCGCTCGCCTGAGCCGCGGGAGGCAAACACAAGAAAAGACACGACGGCGGAGGTCGCCGTCGTGCGCTTTCTTCGCTGGTTGCGGCCGCTAGACCTCGGGGCGCCGCTCAACAACCGTGTGGGGATCGCCGCGGCGCTCAACAACGGTACGGCGGGTGCGGTTGGACATGGCGATGGAAATGATGAGGCCGATGATGCCTACGCCTATCAGGATGTAGCCAACCAGTACCTGGTCAAGGAAGGGAATGATTCCGGGGGCGAGCGCGAAAGCCAGAATAGCTCCGATGGCAATCAGGGCAATGGAAGAACCGATTCTCATAGCGTGCTCCTCATGTTTGTTCGGCGCAGTCAGGGTCTGCAGCCGAATCTGTATCATCAGGATACTTATGACCTACCGCTCCGACCAGACATTGCCGCGCCGCATTAGTCAGTATTAATCAGTGGCCGTAGCGCTCAGCCACCCGGGCGATCGCGTCCTCAGGGGTGGGCGGGGGGCCGAAGACCTGCTCCTGGCGGGTGGTGTCCGCCACGTACTTTCCGGTCTCGAACCACGCCACCATGCTCGCCATATCGGCCACCAGCGGAAGGACCTTTGACGTGACCTTGCCGAGTGCGGCGATCGCTCCGGAAGGTATGGACACCACCTTGACCTGCTTGCCGGCCCGGCGACCAGCCAGTTCGGCGGCTTCATGAATGCTCAGGGGCCTGCTCCACCCAATGTCGATGCGCTCCCCCTCAACAATGTCGGCATCAACCGCCTCCGCAAGGTAAGCGGCGACATCGCTGGCCAGCACGAACGTGAGCCGGGCATCCTTGGATCCGAGCCACACGAAGCGCCCCTTCTCGAAGGGATCACCACCCATTCCCACCGCTTGGTCAAAGAAAGCACCCGGACGGAGGGCCACGAAGGGTACCCCGAGCTCCTCGAATTTGTCCTCGGCCAGTTTCTTGTTCCAGAAATGGGGAATCTGGGGAGTTTGGTCACTGGTGACGATGCTGATCAGCACAAAGCGAGGCACACGGGCATGCTTGGCCGCGACAGCCAGATTGCTATTGCCGAAGGTGTCTATGGCTTTGGCGTTCTTGTCATTCCGCGTGTAGCCGGCCGCCGTCGAAATGGCCGCGGAAACGCCCGTCATCGCTGTGACCAAGGAGGCGGCGTCCAGCATGTCACCCCGGGCGATCTCTACGCCTTTGGCCTCAAGTTTGGCGGCGTTGGACTTGGGCCTCACTAAAGCGCGAACCTTCTTTCCGCGCTTGAGAAGCTCGTCCACCACCTGGCCGCCCAGGAAACCCGTGGCGCCAACAACAAGGACAGGCAGGTCTTCGGCCACAGTTTCTCCTCCAGGTTCGTTCCTAGGGTCAGTGGTAGCACGCGATGGGAACTGCGGGCTAGGGTGCGCCGCGCCTTCCCAGCTATAGTGCACTCAAAGTGCAGTATGATGCACTAATGGATGAAAGCACCACCACACTTTCCTTGGCCATCGGAGCCCGGGTTAGACAAGAACGCCAAAACCGCGGATGGACCCTTGATCAGTTGGCTGAAGCTGCCGGCGTGAGTCGGCGGATGATCATCAACATGGAGCAGGGAGCCGCGAACCCCAGCGTCGGGACACTACTGCGCATCAGTGATGCCCTAGGCGTCGGACTTCCCGCACTGGTTGAATCCCCACGCCCCAAGCCGGTCAAAGTGACCCGCAGCGGCGAAGGCGCAGCCTTATGGACCAGCGAGCAGGGCGGACGCGGAGTCCTGGTCGCCGGTACCGAATCTCCGGATGTGGTGGAACTGTGGGACTGGACCTTGGGCCCGGGAGACCAGCACGGCAGCGAAGCCCACGCCGCTGGAACCAAGGAACTCCTGCAGGTTCTCCACGGCACCCTGACCGTGGACGTTGACGGGCATATGAACACCCTTGAGGCGGGAGATTCCATGACCTTCCCGGGCGACGTCGCCCACTCCTACGCAAACCCCGGCACAGATCCCGTCCGATTCTCCCTGGCAGTGTTCGGGCCTGGCGTGGGCTCAGGACACGTGCAGGAGGCTGGCTCATGAAGACCCGCCAACGCATCCCCGTTCCACCGTGGGGGCTCGCGGTTGCGGCCATGATCTCCGTCCAGCTGAGCTCCGCTTTCTCCGTGGACCTCATCGCCGACGTGGGTCCGGCCGGTACCGCATGGCTGAGGTTGAGCATGGGTGCCATCATCTTCCTGGCCATTGCCCGCCCGCCGCTTCGCTCTGTACGCCGCCCTGACATCCTGCCCCTCCTGGGCCTCGGCGTAGCCACAGGCCTCATGACCATCATGTTCCTCGCCGCGATTGAGCGCATACCGCTGGGCACCACGGTGGCCATCGAGTTCCTCGGACCGCTGACGGTGGCAGCAATCCGGAGCCACAACCACAAGGCCCTGGCGTGGCCGGCGTTGGCGTTGGCCGGGGTCGTCCTTTTAACAGAACCCTGGCATGGCGAGATCGACGCCCTTGGTGTGATGTTCGCAGCCATCGCGGCCGCTGGCTGGGGTGCCTACATCCTGCTGACCCAACGAGTTGGTGATCGCTTCACGGGAACCGGAGCACTCTCACTCACAGTCCCGGTGGCAGCTGTTACGGCCGCAATCGTGGGCGTCCCACAGGCCGCCGGACACCTTAGCTGGGAAGTCCTGCTGGCTGCCCTCGGAGTCGCCGTACTGATGCCAGTGCTCCCCTTCATCCTGGAAATGATGGCCTTGCGACGCATGACGTCCACCGCTTTCGGCACGCTGATGTCCCTGGAGCCGGCATTTGGCGTGCTTCTCGGGCTCCTGGTGTTGCATCAACAACCGTCCATCAT
This genomic interval from Paenarthrobacter aurescens TC1 contains the following:
- a CDS encoding hypothetical protein (identified by Glimmer2; putative), with protein sequence MIQIRLQTLTAPNKHEEHAMRIGSSIALIAIGAILAFALAPGIIPFLDQVLVGYILIGVGIIGLIISIAMSNRTRRTVVERRGDPHTVVERRPEV
- a CDS encoding putative NAD dependent epimerase/dehydratase family protein (identified by match to protein family HMM PF01073; match to protein family HMM PF01370; match to protein family HMM PF05368; match to protein family HMM PF07993), which encodes MAEDLPVLVVGATGFLGGQVVDELLKRGKKVRALVRPKSNAAKLEAKGVEIARGDMLDAASLVTAMTGVSAAISTAAGYTRNDKNAKAIDTFGNSNLAVAAKHARVPRFVLISIVTSDQTPQIPHFWNKKLAEDKFEELGVPFVALRPGAFFDQAVGMGGDPFEKGRFVWLGSKDARLTFVLASDVAAYLAEAVDADIVEGERIDIGWSRPLSIHEAAELAGRRAGKQVKVVSIPSGAIAALGKVTSKVLPLVADMASMVAWFETGKYVADTTRQEQVFGPPPTPEDAIARVAERYGH
- a CDS encoding putative Helix-turn-helix domain protein (identified by match to protein family HMM PF01381; match to protein family HMM PF07883) → MQYDALMDESTTTLSLAIGARVRQERQNRGWTLDQLAEAAGVSRRMIINMEQGAANPSVGTLLRISDALGVGLPALVESPRPKPVKVTRSGEGAALWTSEQGGRGVLVAGTESPDVVELWDWTLGPGDQHGSEAHAAGTKELLQVLHGTLTVDVDGHMNTLEAGDSMTFPGDVAHSYANPGTDPVRFSLAVFGPGVGSGHVQEAGS
- a CDS encoding putative integral membrane protein (DMT superfamily) (identified by match to protein family HMM PF00892); this encodes MKTRQRIPVPPWGLAVAAMISVQLSSAFSVDLIADVGPAGTAWLRLSMGAIIFLAIARPPLRSVRRPDILPLLGLGVATGLMTIMFLAAIERIPLGTTVAIEFLGPLTVAAIRSHNHKALAWPALALAGVVLLTEPWHGEIDALGVMFAAIAAAGWGAYILLTQRVGDRFTGTGALSLTVPVAAVTAAIVGVPQAAGHLSWEVLLAALGVAVLMPVLPFILEMMALRRMTSTAFGTLMSLEPAFGVLLGLLVLHQQPSIIQFVGITLVVVAGAAAQRGGDRRPSSPEPVTGLEPPLPHALPATSPRNEV